The nucleotide window TATGTTGAACAACTGTCAGTTGGCCTTTGGTGCTTATGGGACGAGACATGCAATAAGAGCTAGAAAGGTTGAGGAGTATTTAACTGGAAAAACTTTGAGTGCTAGTGTTCTATATGAAGCTTCACAGTTAGTGCATGCTACTGTGGCACCTGAATATGGCACCTCAAGTGCTGCGTATAGGTCAAGCCTTGCCattggttttctttttgacttCCTTGGCCCCTTAACAGACACCGCTAACATCTCTAGTTGTTTGTTGGATGGATGTGATACTACTTCCATCTTTCTGGATTCCAAAGTGATGCGGGGTAAGGGCCAGGTTGATCGTGTGGAACTCCAAACTTTGCTATCATCCTCAAAGCAGGTGCTTGAAATCAGTGAAGAGTATCGACCTGTAGGTGAGCCAATAACAAAATCTGGAGCTGCCATCCAAGCATCAGGTTTGTATAATTGTCTCTTACTTCACCACCTATATACTAGCAAAACTTGCAGGCATGTGTTGCTTTATCTGCAAGTTTAAAGAATACTTTTCCAGCAAAcctttttctgtttgttttcatCTAAGTAATCACAAGGAGTTTCGTTCCCtggaaaaaattcaaagcctgacGTATTGAGTGACATATGTTTTAGTCTATGTGTTTATTAAAAGTCTTCATCATGCTTTATCTCTGTACATTTTTTAGGAcagctacatgaatccataacAACATTTAGATGAAATCCAGTGCATGGATTCTCCTCTGCCTTGTTTATAGTCTATTAAAagtaagtttctttttttttcttaagaaCGTCAACCAGTAATCTAAAGCCATTCCTATCTCTCTCTTCATTGGAACAAATTTCATGAAAGCAACTTGAATTCATTAAAACTGATGTGGAGAAGTCTGTTTCTTCAGCTTGTACCTAATGTTTTTGTAATGGATGGTGATTAACGTCACTCAATGTAACAGCGAACCAACTCGGCTTGTTCATCTATAGCTAATAGCTCTttggtaaacaacacccgtgcacaaggctatGGGCAGGGTTGTGATCAGGCCACTCATTGATTTCTCTCTGAATTTCAGCCAAATAGTTACCTTATATTATTTCAACGGGTTCCAAGTATTTGCACAATACGTGTTGCTTACCTGAACAATTTATGCAGGCGAGGCTGTTTATGTGGATGACATTCCCGCTCCTATTAATTGCCTCTATGGAACTTTCATTTATAGCACGAAGCCTTTGGCGCGGGTTAAAGGTATAGAATTTGAGACTAAATCAACCCCGGATGGAGTCATTGGACTAATTTCTTTCAAAGACATTCCAGAAGGTGGGGAGAACATCGGTTCTCAATCCATTTTTGGTAAAGAAGCTCTATTTGCTGATGAGCTTACTCAGTGTGCAGGACAGCCTGTTGCCTTTGTGGTAATTCCAGGATCCATAATTCTTGTTAGCATTTTACAGTCACCAGGCTTGAGGTTTCATTTGATTGCTTCacggagattttttttttactaaccTACACTAAAAATGGCTTTTCTAGGTTGCAAATACACAGAAACATGCAGATATGGCAGCGAAACTTGCAGTGGTTCATTATGATACAGAAGATTTAGAACCACCCATTTTATCCGTGGAGGATGCTGTTAAGATGTCTAGTTTTTTTGAGGTTCTTCCCTTTATTTACCCCAAGCAGGTTGGAGATTTATCAAAAGGAATGGCTGAAGCTGACTACAAGATAAACTCTGCCCGGGTAAATATCATATGGTTCAAACAACCCCACCCCCAACGTACTTCACCCAAAAAGGGGATCCTCTCCTTAGAAAAGCCTAGATTTTTACTTCGCATGCATAAACTTGGTATGTTAGAGTGATGCTTTTATGATTTAAGTTCTTTCAAATTTTGACATGCAGATGAGCATTGGGTCACAGTACTATTTCTATATGGAGAATCAAACTGCCCTTGCAATTCCAGATGAAGAAAACTGCATGGTGGTTTACAGTTCAAGTCAGTGCCCCGAATCCGCAGGCTCTACCATTGCAAGATGTCTTGGTATTCCCGAACATAATGTCCGCGTAATTACTAGAAGAGCTGGGGGTGGATTTGGTGGAAAGGCTATGAGAGCCATGCCTGTAAGCATCTACTTGCATAAATGTCTATATCTTGGAATTCTTGAAGGAATCTCTTCTTCATTGTTAAGAAGAGTAGCTTCGAGAGTTCTGCTAACCTATAAGTGTTGTTAACACAATAAGTAAATGGGTTTAAATATTTGCATTGAGAAAGGCTGAAACACCATAAGGGATAGCTTTTATTTATTGAGAGATGAAGTATATGCCATATTTGTTAGGTATAATTATTCGAACATCAATTTCTGTTCCAAACAGGTTTCCTTGAATGCCTATCTCTCTTGGAGTTTGATATTACTTTTTTGCTACTTCAGAAGAATAGGAGTTCTTTTTATTTCCCATTCTTTATTTGGTTTCTGTTGATCCAGTTTTTAAAATGTGATGATGCTTCAGGTTTCTACTGCATGTGCAGTTGCAGCACACAAATTACAGCGGCCTGTCAGGACTTATCTCAATCGCAAGACTGATATGATAATGGCAGGAGGAAGACATCCCATGGAAATAACTTACAGCGTAGGATTCAAATCTGACGGGAAGGTTACAGCCTTACAACTTGAAATATTAGTCAATGCCGGAATATCTGCAGATATAAGTCCAATGATGCCACGAAATATAATGTGTACACTCAAGAAGTATAACTGGGGTGCCTTATCTTTTGATATTAAGGTATGCAAAACAAACCACTATTCTAAGTCAGCTATGCGGGCACCCGGGGAGGTACAAGGGTCATTTATAGCTGAAGCTGTAATTGAACATGTAGCATCTACTCTCTCTGTGGATGTGGATTCCGTCAGAAAAATGAATCTCCACACATATGAAAGCCTTAATTTATTCTATGGGAATAGCTCCGGTGAATTGAAAGAGTATACTCTATCTTCAATATGGGATAGATTGGCGACATCTTCAAGCTTCAAACAAAGGACTGAGTCAGTAAAAGAGTTCAATAGGCAGAATATATGGCAGAAAAGAGGTATTTCAAGGGTACCAATAGTGCATGAAGTGATGTTGAGATCAACTCCCGGGAAAGTAAGCATTCTTAGGGATGGATCTGTTGTTGTTGAAGTTGGAGGGGTTGAAATTGGCCAAGGGCTTTGGACAAAGGTAAAACAGATGACTGCATATGCTCTCGGTTTAATTAAATGTGACGGAAGTGGAGACCTCTTGGAGAAAGTACGAGTCATACAATCTGATACCTTGAGTTTAATTCAAGGCGGGTTTACTGCTGGAAGCACTACATCTGAGGCAAGCTGCGAGGCAGTAAGTCTATGCTGTAAAGTATTGGTTGAGCGACTTACCCCTCTCAAGGAAAGCTTGCAGGAGCAAATGGGTTCCATCAAGTGGGAGACACTCATTGTACAGGTAGTTTTCTTCCCTTTTAGAAACTTTTACTTGCAATTACAGTGATTGTGTCCTTGGAGAGTAGAGTACTTGCAAAATTCTATCATCTTTGACTGATGCTTTTCTGTCTACTAATTAATTTTTGTCAGCGAAGGCCCTTGTTTTATATTAATCtgtctaaaagaaaaaaattaatgaagagCCCCAAAAAGTGCTGAGTGCAGCACTGTGTACACAGGTTTCATTGTAGCAAATAGTGTTCGGACCTTAATCTAATCACTTCAAAATCAAAGCTTTTATCTTGTATAATCTAGAGTTGAAGGACTGTTATTCAATCAAATGCTAGTAATGTTTTTGCACTTCTATCACTGATATCGAAATCACTAGACTAGATAGCAGCACAATCAACATTGCACTGCAATCGCTGATTAGGTTGTGAACCAATCATGATTTAGGCAGATCTTCAAGACTGCTACGAACATTTATGTGACATGCACTGTGTGTCAGTTCAATTCCTATAACAAGTGAAAATGGAGtgattgaatttaattttgtattCAATATAATACAGGCAACTCTGCAATCTGTCAACCTATCAGCAAGTTCTTACTTTGTTCCAGAATTGACTTCCAAGGCCTACTTAAACTATGGGGCTGCAGTCACCGAGGTGAGTCTCTTGGCACTTAAAATGGTACTTAACTGGTGCTTGTAAGTAAGGTCAGTCTACCAGATTGCGAAACATACTACACCGCTTAACTGAGTAATCTGTAAATCTGTACTTTCTAAGACCCCACTGCCACTTCGGGAGCCTTATGCCCTCTCTGTTGTTTCCTTTAAAGGGATTATCTGTGTAAATTTAGAAATTCTAATCATGAAGGTATCGTGTTTCAGGTGGAGGTAAACATTCTAACTGGGGAAACTACAATTTTGCGTTCAGATATCGTATATGACTGTGGGAAAAGTCTCAACCCTGCTGTGGATTTAGGACAGGTTAGGCCAACTACAATATACATACAGAATGATTTCaactttgtttattttcttttcatctttttagTTGTTTGGATTTCAAGTCGTTTCAACACACGATATGTGTCTTCATAACGTTGTACTTTCATCAGATGTACCCAACATGATGTGACTTGCATAAACTTAAACTCCCTTTAACATGGAAAATGGTGTGACCATTGAGGTATTGACATAGTGATAAGGCTCCACGCATCAAGAATTATCTCTTCTGGAGTAATTTCAAGTAAAACAGATCAATCATTACCTATTTGTCAAAAATAGATGGCTGAATCGAAGTTGATTTTTGCAGATTGAAGGAGCATTTGTTCAAGGTGTTGGATTTTTTATGCTTGAAGAATACCTGACAAATGAAGATGGATTAGTGGTGGTAGAAGGCCCGTTCACATACGAAATCCCTACAATAGACACCATTCCAAGACAATTCAATGTTGAACTACTGAACAGCGGACATCACGAAAAACGTGTCCTCTCTTCGAAAGGTATGCCCTACCAAATCCCCACATGAACAAGTTCTGATAAGTTTATCCATGGTTAAAACATTGTCAATCATGAACTCTGACAATGATGTCTATGGTTTTACATCATTCTATTGTTAATTTTCCTAGAGTGGCCTGTATGTTGTAAAATTGAGTCTGGTTGTTATTGCAGCTTCTGGTGAGCCTCCACTACTCTTAGCATCCTCAGTTCACTGTGCCACAAGAGCAGCTATTAGAGATGCCCGCCTACAACTTCTCTTATGGAGGGGCATAGAGGGGTCAGAAGACTCGGATTTCCAGTTGCCCATTCCAGCCACTATGCCTGTTGTAAAGGAGCTCTGTGGCCTAGACATGGTTGAGAGTTATTTGCAGTGGAAAATGAGAAGACAGTGAAGAAGTTCTATGAGTTAGCTAAACTGAGACACGGGAGCTGTTCTTTTCATATTAAAAGGATAAATGATCCTATATGAGAATCCCACTCGCCAagtaacttcttcttttttcccggAAAATTAGCAGACCAaatccaaatttcttttttccGAAATTTGCAGTCATTACCCATACAGCATGTACAATAATTACAAACCACACATGTCAGATAAGTTCCATGGAAAATTCATACGTGATCTCATGCCTATAGAGATGATTGAACATTGGGTCGCAATGGAGGCTCACTGTTGGAGAAATGGGTTGGCCCATGGTTTGCCCAGTTGGTAATGAAGGCCCAGTGTAATGGcccattaataatttaatagtgATAGAGAATTGGACGATGGTGGCGGTCAGCCGGTCACAACCTCACAGTGCCACTTAATTAAAAAGCAACGTACAACACTGGGTACTGGGTAGCAAACTAGCAACGTACGCCGACAATCGGAAATGGGCTGGCCCATGGTAGATTGGGCCCATCTTAGAATTGAGCTTGTATTGTTGATGGCCCATGGCAGTGAATGCCAACAGatcatcaaaaatcaaaccaacttgtattaaaattaaagcatttttttaatttttatataaatcaaCAAGAAATTACTCGATTGACAACCAATTAGATTAGACACATGTACACTCAAGATTCAATtgcaatgaaaaacaaatttattaacggtatttcaaaaaaattaaagcatTTTTATCGAAATCTATTGGCTTCAAAGGAGGACACTCAGATGCTACTTGCATGTCTTGTCGCCAAGACACTAAACTCAATTTCATTCTCATCATTCAGAAGTTTTTCAGGTAAATGCATGGATGGATGTTAAATCCATTGCCTCCAGAacccaaaacaacaaaaatataaaatggaGCAATTATGCAGTCGAGTACTGATTCTAGTCTCTCGATAGATACATCACAGAAGGATGATAATTACCACTGGGAAGAAGTTCCCTTTGTGCCTAAGCACCTCAACAGTTGATGCAATTCAGCATGTTTTTCTAGCTAGGCTTTGCCTCTACTTTGTAGGTTTAGTCGTCAATCCGAACCCGAAGGGGAATAGAGGATCATAATGTGGATCACCAACATTCATGGGAAGCTGATCAACTGTCTTGAACCATGTGCGCGCAAGCTTGCCAGTAAATCCATAATCACCAAATAGAACATCAGCAACACCTTGGCCTTCAGTTCCGGGAAGCCAAGCAGCTACAACTGCATCTATTGTTTCCACATAAGGCTGGATAACCACAGGCCGGCCAGATACGATAACAACTACACATTTCACTACCCCACACACATTCTTGATAGTGCTTGGACCTGGTTCAGGTATCGTCAGGTTGTTGCTGTCACCATACATCTCTGCGTATGGGGGCTCACCCACGACAACAATAGCATAGGAGAATTTGTTGGACTTCACAAAGTTTGTGTCTGGGTTCTCATTGTAGACAACTTGAGTGGTCGGATCAACTGTATTCTTCACTGCATTAAGGATCGTGGTACCTGTTTATGCACATTGTAAGCCATCAAATGATTTGTAATTAAATTCAAGACAATGACTTGATACTGATTGAAACCACACAATCAACATACCGGTTGTTAGCTCATTCCCATCAAGACCCTGCCATGTAATAGTCCAGCCTCCACATTGATTACCCAAATTGTCAGCGTGACTTCCTGCAACTAAAATCTTTGGTGCTTTCTTAGGAAGTGGCACCAATGGCTTATCAATGGATTTACCATTCTTTAGAAGAACAAGTGATTTTCTGACTGCTTCCCTTGCCAACTCTCTATGTTCCTGATCAATGCACATGGTCAATGAGTAAGGAACTAAGGATTACTTTTCCATCTGACACAGATAGATGAAGGGCATGTGTTTAAGAAAATGAACTTCAATCAACAGACCTGACTACCAAGTTGGTTAACCAGGCTGTTATCAGCCAGTGGGTTCTCAAAGAGTCCCATGACAAATTTAACCCTCAAAATCCTTTTTACAGCATCATCAATCCTGCTCATTGGGATGATATTGTTCTTCACTTGATAGTTTAGAAGATCAATGAACTCTGTGAAGTTATAGGGAACCATGACCTGAAGTAGATGTAGAAATGCATCAGATGATGAA belongs to Tripterygium wilfordii isolate XIE 37 chromosome 2, ASM1340144v1, whole genome shotgun sequence and includes:
- the LOC120012839 gene encoding indole-3-acetaldehyde oxidase-like isoform X1 translates to MELEKETRGGSLLFAVNGERFELSSVDPSTTLLEFLRYQTHIKSVKLGCGEGGCGACVVLLSKYDPILKRVDDFTVASCLTLLCSVNGCSITTSEGFGNSKNGFHPIHQRFSGFHASQCGFCTPGLCVSLFSAIVNAEKTNRPDPPPGFSKLTVSEAEKAVVGHLCRCTGYRAVADACKSFAADVDIEDLGLNSFWNKGDSREVKINKLTAYNHNDKVVTFPEFLMREMKSAMTLDSKRYHWYSPVSVDELQSLLKTVEANYGTRMKLVVGDTGKGYYKEIEFHDIYIDLRHIPELSVIQRHQNEIEIGAAVSISKAIEALKEENNAALHSQGETVFKKVATHMQKIASIFIRNTASVGGNLVLAQRKRFPSDLATVLLAVDSWVNIKTGTRRETLTLEEFLGGPPLDLESVLLSVIVSNRELMSNSSSEMNKKLLFETYRAAPKPLGNALAYLNAAFLAEVSSSKSSVGIMLNNCQLAFGAYGTRHAIRARKVEEYLTGKTLSASVLYEASQLVHATVAPEYGTSSAAYRSSLAIGFLFDFLGPLTDTANISSCLLDGCDTTSIFLDSKVMRGKGQVDRVELQTLLSSSKQVLEISEEYRPVGEPITKSGAAIQASGEAVYVDDIPAPINCLYGTFIYSTKPLARVKGIEFETKSTPDGVIGLISFKDIPEGGENIGSQSIFGKEALFADELTQCAGQPVAFVVANTQKHADMAAKLAVVHYDTEDLEPPILSVEDAVKMSSFFEVLPFIYPKQVGDLSKGMAEADYKINSARMSIGSQYYFYMENQTALAIPDEENCMVVYSSSQCPESAGSTIARCLGIPEHNVRVITRRAGGGFGGKAMRAMPVSTACAVAAHKLQRPVRTYLNRKTDMIMAGGRHPMEITYSVGFKSDGKVTALQLEILVNAGISADISPMMPRNIMCTLKKYNWGALSFDIKVCKTNHYSKSAMRAPGEVQGSFIAEAVIEHVASTLSVDVDSVRKMNLHTYESLNLFYGNSSGELKEYTLSSIWDRLATSSSFKQRTESVKEFNRQNIWQKRGISRVPIVHEVMLRSTPGKVSILRDGSVVVEVGGVEIGQGLWTKVKQMTAYALGLIKCDGSGDLLEKVRVIQSDTLSLIQGGFTAGSTTSEASCEAVSLCCKVLVERLTPLKESLQEQMGSIKWETLIVQATLQSVNLSASSYFVPELTSKAYLNYGAAVTEVEVNILTGETTILRSDIVYDCGKSLNPAVDLGQIEGAFVQGVGFFMLEEYLTNEDGLVVVEGPFTYEIPTIDTIPRQFNVELLNSGHHEKRVLSSKASGEPPLLLASSVHCATRAAIRDARLQLLLWRGIEGSEDSDFQLPIPATMPVVKELCGLDMVESYLQWKMRRQ
- the LOC120012839 gene encoding indole-3-acetaldehyde oxidase-like isoform X2 — protein: MELEKETRGGSLLFAVNGERFELSSVDPSTTLLEFLRYQTHIKSVKLGCGEVASCLTLLCSVNGCSITTSEGFGNSKNGFHPIHQRFSGFHASQCGFCTPGLCVSLFSAIVNAEKTNRPDPPPGFSKLTVSEAEKAVVGHLCRCTGYRAVADACKSFAADVDIEDLGLNSFWNKGDSREVKINKLTAYNHNDKVVTFPEFLMREMKSAMTLDSKRYHWYSPVSVDELQSLLKTVEANYGTRMKLVVGDTGKGYYKEIEFHDIYIDLRHIPELSVIQRHQNEIEIGAAVSISKAIEALKEENNAALHSQGETVFKKVATHMQKIASIFIRNTASVGGNLVLAQRKRFPSDLATVLLAVDSWVNIKTGTRRETLTLEEFLGGPPLDLESVLLSVIVSNRELMSNSSSEMNKKLLFETYRAAPKPLGNALAYLNAAFLAEVSSSKSSVGIMLNNCQLAFGAYGTRHAIRARKVEEYLTGKTLSASVLYEASQLVHATVAPEYGTSSAAYRSSLAIGFLFDFLGPLTDTANISSCLLDGCDTTSIFLDSKVMRGKGQVDRVELQTLLSSSKQVLEISEEYRPVGEPITKSGAAIQASGEAVYVDDIPAPINCLYGTFIYSTKPLARVKGIEFETKSTPDGVIGLISFKDIPEGGENIGSQSIFGKEALFADELTQCAGQPVAFVVANTQKHADMAAKLAVVHYDTEDLEPPILSVEDAVKMSSFFEVLPFIYPKQVGDLSKGMAEADYKINSARMSIGSQYYFYMENQTALAIPDEENCMVVYSSSQCPESAGSTIARCLGIPEHNVRVITRRAGGGFGGKAMRAMPVSTACAVAAHKLQRPVRTYLNRKTDMIMAGGRHPMEITYSVGFKSDGKVTALQLEILVNAGISADISPMMPRNIMCTLKKYNWGALSFDIKVCKTNHYSKSAMRAPGEVQGSFIAEAVIEHVASTLSVDVDSVRKMNLHTYESLNLFYGNSSGELKEYTLSSIWDRLATSSSFKQRTESVKEFNRQNIWQKRGISRVPIVHEVMLRSTPGKVSILRDGSVVVEVGGVEIGQGLWTKVKQMTAYALGLIKCDGSGDLLEKVRVIQSDTLSLIQGGFTAGSTTSEASCEAVSLCCKVLVERLTPLKESLQEQMGSIKWETLIVQATLQSVNLSASSYFVPELTSKAYLNYGAAVTEVEVNILTGETTILRSDIVYDCGKSLNPAVDLGQIEGAFVQGVGFFMLEEYLTNEDGLVVVEGPFTYEIPTIDTIPRQFNVELLNSGHHEKRVLSSKASGEPPLLLASSVHCATRAAIRDARLQLLLWRGIEGSEDSDFQLPIPATMPVVKELCGLDMVESYLQWKMRRQ